From Mucilaginibacter gotjawali:
GCTGCTGTATTCACTATTTTTAATCATCTTTTACCATGGATATTTACTTCAGATAGTATCGTTATAGATATTGCTGCACAGTTGATTATCATTGCTGCATTCTTCCAGTTGTTTGATGGCGCCCAGGTAGTGGGCCTCGGCATTTTACGGGGTATGGGCGACGTAAATATCCCTACCATTATCACCTTCCTGGCGTATTGGGTGGTGGGTTTGCCTGTTGGGTATCTATTGGGCCTGAAATTGAATTTAGGCGTAAAGGGAGTATGGTACGGATTGGTGCTGGGATTGATGGTATCGGCCATCCTGCTTTTTTTCCGGTTTCAGTTTATCAGCAAGAAGCACCGGGATAAAACGGTTTTAATCAAAGCGCAGGATTAAAAATATAATTCATTTGCCACCCGGTAAGTATTACAATGAGCTTCAACTATATCTTTAATATCGGGCGAGTACCCCCCTCCCATACTCACCTGCACCGGTATTTTATTTATTATACATTGTTCAAATACAAATTGATCGCGTTGTTTACATGCAGCTTTACTTAAGGCCATTTTCCCCAATTTATCCGAGGCTAAAACATCAACCCCTGACAGGTAAAAAATAAAATCTGGTTGCTGCTGTGCAATCAATTGCGGAAGGATGGTTCTTAACAGGCTGAGGTATTCCTCATCCCCGTTGTCATCAGGCAGTGCAATGTCATAGTCGGATTTCTCTTTGCGAAAAGGGAAATTATTTGCACCATGCATCGAAAATGTAAATACCGACGCGTTATTTTCAAATATTTGCGCCGTCCCGTTTCCCTGGTGCACATCTAAATCTATAATTAATATGGATGATGCTAAACCATTATGCAATAAATAATTAGCTGCGATAGATTGGTCATTTAATAAGCAAAAACCTTCACCCCAATTAGTGCCGGCATGATGCGTTCCGCCGGCCACATTAAACGCCACACCATTATCAATGGCGTATTGACATCCTTCAATTGTACCTTGTGCAATCCGTTTTTCGCGATCGACCAGTTGTCCGGATAAAGGAAACCCGGTTCGGCGCTGGTCTTTTAGGGGCAAGGTTAAATCGCGTAATTGTTGCCAGTAGGCTTCCTCATGTGTCCATAATATAACTTCTTCGGGCAGCTCTCCTGGTGAAAAAAGGCTCTCCTCGCTAATCAATCCCTCATACAGGAGCTGCGCCGGAATCAACTCGTACTTCAGCATCGGAAAACGATGCCCTGCCGGCAACGGGTGTATGTAGATCGGATCGTAAGCTATTTTAAGCATGTTTTCCTTGTTGAGACGTTGGGATGTTGGAATTTGTAATGGTTCGGATTTGTCTTTTTCCTTATTGATTGAATTTAACGCCCTGTAATCGATTTTCTTAGGTCGAAGCGGCCAATATCAGCCCAGTCTCAAAAACTTGCTTAAAGCTGTTATAAAGCGGTACAGGGCTTAATCTGATCACGTTTGGTTCGCGCCAATCGCCGATTACACCGTTTTCTGTTAGTTTGTCAAATGTTGGTTTACCATTTTGCTTGCAAACTATAGATAATTGGCAGCCGCGGTCGGCCTTGTAGCCGGGCGTGATGACTTTAAACAGCTCATCACCATGTTTTTCATTAATCCCGTTAATCAAAAATTCCAGGTAGCCGGTAAGCAGTTCGCTTTTTGCCCGCAACGGTGCAATGCCGCCCGCTGCTTCAAAAATATCCAGCGAAGCTTTGTGCAAGGCCAGCAATATAGCCGGGCTGGTACTTAGTTGCCAGGCTGCGGCCCCCTTTTCTCCTTCAAATACCGACGGCATTAAAAAGCGTTTATCTTCGCGGAAGCCCCACCAGCCTTCAAACCGGTTGAGTTTTTTATTATTGAAATGCTTTTCGTTTACAAATGCGCCGCTGATTCCTCCCGGGCCCGAATTCATGTATTTATATGAACACCAGGTGGCAAAATCAACGC
This genomic window contains:
- a CDS encoding histone deacetylase family protein; amino-acid sequence: MLKIAYDPIYIHPLPAGHRFPMLKYELIPAQLLYEGLISEESLFSPGELPEEVILWTHEEAYWQQLRDLTLPLKDQRRTGFPLSGQLVDREKRIAQGTIEGCQYAIDNGVAFNVAGGTHHAGTNWGEGFCLLNDQSIAANYLLHNGLASSILIIDLDVHQGNGTAQIFENNASVFTFSMHGANNFPFRKEKSDYDIALPDDNGDEEYLSLLRTILPQLIAQQQPDFIFYLSGVDVLASDKLGKMALSKAACKQRDQFVFEQCIINKIPVQVSMGGGYSPDIKDIVEAHCNTYRVANELYF